The segment CGCCGTACCCGCCTGTGATACTTGCCCCCCGACAGCCCGACCAGCTGTGCGAATACCACGTTCCAGGGGGAACAAGGGTGACTACGAGAGCCTCCAGGGCCACCAGGAAACGACCGAAGTCGATACCCGTACCGCGAGCGACGGCGGTTGTCACGGCGGGGGCAACCGTGGCACTCGCGCTCGTCGTGGCGGCCGTCGGCTCGGGCGGGGACAACGGGGGCTCGGCGACGGCCGCCGCGGCCGCGTCGGCCGGCCTCAAGGCATCACAGAACGCATCGCAGAATGCGACGCCGAAGGAGACCGGCAAGACCAGGGTGCTGGGCGACGGCTCAATGTCAGACACCGGGACACAGCCGGACCGGCCGAAGGCCGAGAAGCTCAAGCCGGGTGAGAAGCCCCCGCAGTTCGTGGTCTTCTCCTGGGACGGCGCGCTGGAGGGCGACGACCACCTGTTCTCCCACTTCCGCGAGGTGGCCAAGGAGAACAACGCGCACATGACGTTCTTCCTCACCAGCATGTATCTGCTGCCCAAGTCCAAGCGGAAGCTCTACGAGCCGCCGATGCACGCCGCGGGCAGCGCCGCCATCTCCTTCGCCACCGACCAGCACATCAAGGACACCCTCACCCAGCTCGCCGCGGCCTGGGAGGACGGCGACGAGATCGGCACCCACTTCAACGGCCACTTCTGCGGCGCCAAGGGCGGCGGCGACTGGTCGGTCGCGCAGTGGAAGAGCGAGATCGAGCAGGCGTACTCCTTCGTCGAGAACTGGAAGACCAACACCGGCTGGAACGACATCGACCCGCTACCCTTCAACTTCGCGAAGACGCTGGCCGGCGGCCGCGCGCCCTGCCTCGAAGGCCAGAAGAACCTGCTCAAAGCGGCCAAGTCCTTCGGCTGGCGCTACGACGCCAGCTCCCCCGGCGAGTTCCAGATCTGGCCGTCCAAGACCGCCGAGGGCATCTGGAACTTCCCGCTGGAGCTGATCCCCTTCTCCGGCAAGGACTTCCAGGTCGTCTCCATGGACTTCAACCTGCTCGCCAACCAGGGCGACGGCAGCACCGACGGCAACCCGTTGATGTACCCGATATGGGAGAAGCAGGCCCGCGACACCTACCTCAACGGCTTCGAGCGGGTCTACAACGGCAGCCGGGCACCGCTCTTCATCGGAAACCACTTCGAGGACTGGAACGGCGGCATCTACATGCAGGCCATCGAGGACGTGATGAAGAGCGTCTGCAAGCGCGACGGCGTGCGCTGCGTGTCCTTCGAGGAGATGGCCGACTGGATGGACGCGCAGGACCCCGCCGTGCTCGCGAAGCTGCGCCTGCTGGACCCGGCGCAGTCCCCGGACTGGAAGACCTACATCAAGAAGTAGCCGGGAAACCCCTCAGGACACCGCCTTCATGTAGTCGGTCCAGATCTGCGCCGGGTAGTCCCTCATCACGGCCTTGCGCAGCGGCAGCAGCTCCTGCTTCGCGGGGTCGACGCGGAAGACGGCCACGGCGGTGGACACCTTCGTGCCCGTCGTGCCGTAGCCGGCGAACCAGCCCGCCTTCCGGTCCTCCGTCGTACCGGGCTTGGCCGCAGGCCCCTTCTGGCCAACGGTCCCGGCGGTGCGCCCGGCGGCGCCGTAGGACACCGATGCCCGGAGCGCGTCGGTCACCTCGGACGTGACCGCCTTGCTGATCGCGCGCCGGTGGTCGGCGTGCTGCGCGAAGGCGGTCCCACCGTGCTTGGTCACCCGGGTCACGGAGTAGGGCTCGGTGTTCACGCCGCCGGCCGCCAGGGTGGCGTAGGCGTCGGCCATCCGGATCGGGCTGGGTGTGGAGTTGCCGAGGGAGAAGGCCGGGACGCGGGCGCCGAGGCTCTCGTTCAGCAGCCCGGAGGCGGTGGCGGTGGCGGCCACCTTGTCGAGGCCGACGTCCATGCCGAGCTGGATGAAGGGCGTGTTGACGGACTGCGCCAGGGCCTCGCGCAGGGAGATCGTGCCCCAGTCGCGGCCGTTGTCGTTGTGGCCGGTCGCGATCTTCCCGTCGCGGCCCCAGTACGGGCCCTCGGGCGTCGTGACCTGGACGTCGTCGTTGCCGTCGTAGGTCGTGGACGGGGTGACGGCGGTGCGGCTCCCGCCGCGGACCTTCTGTACGCCGTCGGTGAGCGCGGCCGCGTAGACGAAGGGGGTGAAGGAGGTGCCGGCCGGCACGATCGAGGAGTTGGCGTCGTTGAAGCCCTGCTTGAGGTAGTCCCGGCCGCCGTAGAGGGCGACGATGCGGCCGTCGGTGGCCACCGAGGCGGCGCCGGCCCGCAGATGGCTGTCGGCGGAGTTCTTCTTGGCCTTGGCGGCGGCGTCGGCCTTGGCCAGCGCCTTGTCGGCGGCCTTGGCGAGCGCGGTGACCTCGGGCTTCTCGAAGGTGGTGTGCACCTGGTAGCCGCCGAGCGCGAACTCGGCGTCGCTGATGCCGGTGTGGGCGCTGACGTAGGCCTTGGCCGTCTCCACCAGATAGCCGGTCTGGCCCTGGAGCCCTTCGATCTTCGGCGGGTCCTTGGGCTCGGGGAACTCGGTGTACTTGGCGCGCTGCTTCGGCGTCAGCTTGCCGGTGTCGACCATCCGGTCCAGGATCCAGCTCCAGCGCTCGACCGCCCGCGCGTGGTTGGCCTTGCTGACGGCCGGGTCGTAGAGTCCGGCGCCCTTGAGCAGTGAGGCGAGGAAGGCGGCCTCGCTGACGTCGAGTTCGGTGACGTCCTTGCCGTAGTAGGCCTGGGCCCCGGCCTGGAAGCCGTAGCCGCCGCGGCCGAGCCAGCTGGTGTTGAGATAGGCCTGCAGGATCTCCTTCTTGGTCATCCTGTCGTCGAGCTTCATCGCGATGAATATCTCGGTGACCTTGCGGGAGACGGTCTGCTCCTGGTTGAGGTACGCGTTCTTCACGTACTGCTGGGTGATGGTCGAGCCGCCGCCCGCGTCACCCAGTCCCAGCACGGCCCGGCTGATGCCCTTCAGCGACACCCCGGAGTCCGACCAGAAGCTCTCGTTCTCCGCCGCCACGACGGCGTCCTGCACCGGCACCGGCACCTTCGACAGCGGCATCTCCTGCCGGTTCACCTGCCCGGTCCTGGCCATCTCGGTGCCGTCGGCCCAGTAGTAGACGTTGTCCTGCTGGGTCGCGAAGGAGTTCAGGTCCCTGGGGATGTCCGTGGTGGCGTACGCGACCCCCACCACGGTGGTCAGCGTGCCCAACGCGTACAGCGCCAGCGCCAGTAACTGACGCCACGACAGCACCCATCGCCGCCAGCCCTCACGGGCCGGGCGCGGGTACTCCCAGCGCAGACGGCGCGCGTACGGTACTAATCGGGCCCATGCCCGTCCGGCGGATAACGCAGCGGATGAGGAGAGCGTGGTCAGCGCCTTCCTCACCCGCCCCGGCCGCTTCCGCGCATGCCGGTGCTTGCTCATACCGCACTAGCCCCCAAGCCACAGTCGGCCCCGTCTTCTCCACGTTTCCCCCGTAGAACGTATATCTCATTGTTATCAGCGGCGCCCACCGGCATCGGCACACGGTGACCGGATCCTGACACCTGGGCGCGTTACGCTGCGCTCGTGTCGTCCGAGCGTCGCAACCGTGCCCTGCGCGCGCTGAGGAGTTCAGCGAAGCGCCGTAACCGCCGCGTCGCCGCCGAGCCGCCGCCCGCGGCGCCCTCGGTGGTGCCGGATCCGGCGGGCGAGGAACCCGCGCCGCCGGGCAGCGTCATCGACGCCGCCCTGTACCGGGACGGGCGGCGGGTGAGCACCCCGTCGACCCTCGCGGAGGCGTACACCCAGCTGCGCCAGGAACCCGGCGCGATGGCCTGGATCGGGCTCTACCGGCCGAACGAGCCCGAGCTGGTGTCCCTGGCCAAGGAATTCGACCTCCATCCCCTCGCCCTGGAGGACGCGATCCAGGCCCACCAGCGGCCCAAGCTGGAGCGCTACGGCGAGACGCTCTTCGTCGTCCTGCGCGCCGCCCGCTATCTCGACGCCCCCGAGGAGGTGGATTTCGCCGAGCTGCACATCTTCGTCGGCCCCGGCTTCGTCCTCACCGTCCGGCACGGCAGCGCCCCCGACCTGTCCGCCGTCCGCCGCCGCATGGAAAGCACCCCCGAGCTGCTGAAACTCGGCCCGGAGGCAGTGCTCTACGCGATACTGGACACGGTCGTCGACGGCTACGCCCCGGTCGTGGACGGCGTAGAGAACGACATCGACGAGAGCGAGATCCAGGTCTTCAGCGGGGACCCCCAGGTCTCCCGCCGGATCTACGAGCTCTCCCAGGAAGTCCTGGAATTCCAGCGCGCGACCCGCCCGCTGGCCCCGATGCTCGAAGGGCTGACGGCAGGCTTCGCGAAATACGGCACCGACGAGGAGCTGCAGCGCTATCTGCGCGACGTCGCCGACCACGTACTGCACACCATCGAGCGCGTCGACGGCTTCCGGCTCCAGCTCTCCGACATGCTCACGGTCAACGCCACGCTCGTCGCCCAGCAGCAGAACGCGGAGATGAAGGCCCTCACCGAGGCGAGCTTCGAGCAGAACGAGGAGATCAAGCGCATCTCCTCCTGGGCCGCCATCCTCTTCGCGCCCACGTTGGTCGGGACGATCTACGGGATGAACTTCGTCCACATGCCCGAGCTCGGGTGGGTCTTCGGGTATCCCTTCGCGATCTTCCTCATGGCTGTCGTCTGCGGCAGCCTTTATCTGATCTTCAAAAGACGCGGCTGGCTGTAGGAAACAGCAGCGGGCCGACGGCCCCAGGGGGTTTGGCCGTCGGCCCCGCTGTGCGGTCCAGCTCTGCGGGTCAGCCGCCGATGGGGCGGTGTACGACCTTCTTGGCCTTCTTCTTCGGCTTCGGCTTCGGCTTCGGCGGCACGACCTTCTTCTTGGCGACCGGGGTCAGGATTTTCAGGCTCATGATGTTCCCCTTTCCAAGGGCTTCGTTCGGCTTGACGTGGAAAACACTACGCACCGAACTTGAGATGCCCGTGAAGCCGAAGTGAGACTTCTTCTCACTCCTTTCCCGGAACCGGAGTTGAGCCGTCTGCGTCCTGACGCCCGCTCAACTCTTCGCGTGCCGACGCTGCTTGCGGCCACCGCCGCGCCGAACGACGTACACACCCACCCCGACCAGGCCAAACAGGCAGAAAAGGGCGGCCCGCCAGGGCGGCGTGCCGGTGCTCGCGGTCGGGACGGCGGTGTCGGTGACGACGGCGCCGGAGGACGCGGGAGAGGCCGCGCGGGCGGTTGCCGTGACCAGGGACTTCTTCTTCGCGGCGCCCGCGACCAGAGCGATGTCATTGCCGTCGCCCGCGGTGTAGCTGATGTGGTACTGCTTTCCGGCCACCATGAGGTTCTTGTTCTGAGGAAGGCCCTCGAAGAACCCGCTGACCTTGTCCTTTCCGGAATTCTTTATGAGTGTCAGCACTTTCTCCGGCTCAAAATCGAATTCCACCGCTCCGCCGAGCGTGACCTTGCCGCTCACCGTCAGCGGCTTCGAGCCGAGCCGCAGCGTGGTGCCCTTGCCCACGCTCAGCGCCTTCAGGGCGCGCGCCCGCGCCCGGCTGATGTCCAGCACCGCCCCGGACCCGGTGAGCCGCACGCCGCTGCTGCTGCCCAGGCTCGCCCCGGAGCCCAGCGCCAGCATGCCCTTCGCGACCGTGGTCGTACCCGTCCAGCTCACCGAGCCGCTGAGCGTCACCGGCGCGGTGCCCGCCTGGGTGAAGGAGCCGGTGCCGCTGACGCGGTTGAGCGTCAGGGCCTTGGTCCGGTTCCGTACGACGAGCGAGCCGTTGTCGACGACCTTGTACAGGCCGCCCCGGTAGAGGCTGCCGTCGCCGCCGGTCTTTCCGCTGCCCAGGTGGAGCGTGGCCCGCTTCTCGATGGTGGTCGAGCCGTCGTAGTACTGGGCGGCGGCGAAGGTGACGTCATTGCCGGGGACGCCCTTGATGACGATGTCCCCCGCGCCCGGCGCGGCCAGCGTGTCGTGGTACCTGCCGCCGCCGATCGGCGCGCCCAGCGTGACGGGGGCGTTGTAGGCGAAGGTGAGCTTCGAGCGGCGCCCGCTGGCCACGTGGAGGTTGATGTAGACGGTCTCGGCGGTGCCGGGCATGAAGATCTGGTGGGTGGTGCCGTCGCCCCACTGGACGTCGGCGCCCTCGATGTTGGTGCCGCGCTTGTTGAGCTGGTGGGCGACCGGCTTCCAGTTGAGGGAGGGGTCGCTGAGCGTCGGATTCGTGTCGCTGCCGCCGTCGCTCCAGCTGTAGTAGCCGGTGAGGACCACCTTGCTGCCGGGCCGGGTGTGGACGTTGATGTCGCTGCCGTACTCGCGGTTGTAGAAGACCTGCCGCTGCGTGATCGTCTGGTACAGCGGCTCGTCGATGATCCACGAGCCCTGGTTGAGGACCTTGCGGGCCCCCGGCAGCGCCGCCCAGGCGTTGGTGTTGCCGAAGGCCACACCCGTGCCGTTGTCGAAGACGCCCGTGAAGGGGTTGCTGCCGGCGATCTGCAGCGTCCCCCACATGTTGCGCGGCTGCGTCACCAGGCCGGATCCGCTGATGATGCCCAGGTTGAAGGCGCGGGTCAGCGACAGCCGCAGGGTGCCGTCGACCCGGATGTTGTCCTGGTTCTGCGCATAGCCCGGGGTGTTGTACGGGAAGCTCCCGATCAGCCCGGTGCCGCCGCCGGTGCCGTACTGGAGGGTCGCCCCGCGCTCGACGGTGACGGTCGGCGCGTCCGCGTCGCTGATGACCGCGTACGGATGGTTGCCGCCCGGCACCGTCACGCTCTGGTGCTGCCGGGCCTTGGGGAGCGTGAAGGTGCTGTCCCTGGTGAGGACCAGCGTGCCCGTCCCCCGCACTGTCAGGGTGCCGCTGCCGCTGATGACCCCGGTGTACGTGGTGGTGCCGGCCGGCACCTTCACCACGGCGTCCCCGGCGAGGACCACATCGCGGTTGGCCCGGATGTCGGCCGTGATGTCACCGCCGGACGCCGCCCGGGCCGTGGCGGGCAGGGCCAGGTCGGTCAGGGCGAGCGTCGCCAGGGCCGCCGCTGCCGCGATAACGCGTACGCGGACGCGGACTCGTGCTGCTGGTACTGCTCGTACTCTTGCCGTCACGCACAGGAGACGTGCGACAGCGCCCGCCGATAACGGAAATCCCCGAGGCAACTCCCGAGGGGATCAGAGTCTCGGGTGCGCCGGCATGTGCGTGACGTCCTCGATCTCGTGCGCGGCCTTGCCGACGAGCTGCCGGGCCAGGTCGTTGAGGGCGCGCGCGGCGGCCAGCTCCTCGCCGACCCGCTCCTGCTCGGGGTCGTGCGGGTGCCGGTTCGCGTGCCCGTGGGACCTCAGCTCGGTGCCGTCGGGAAGGCGCACCAGCGCGGCGGCCTTGGTCCTGGCGCCGTCCTCCCGGAAGTCCATCTCGATGTGCCAGCCCACGAGGGTCTGCATGGCGACCACCTCCAGCGGTTCCGCTTCCAGGGTGCTCCCGTGGGTGCCCCGGCCGCGACCCGATGGCGGAACGGACCGCGGAGGAACACGATGGAAGGACCAGTGGCCACGCGTACTTCCGGGAGGCCCACCATGACCACCAACACCACCGCTCTGGACATCATGCACACAGGCGCCATGTGCGTCGGGGAACGGGAGTCCCTCGCGGACGCGGCGCGGATCATGCGGCAGGAGCATGTCGGCGCGCTGCCGATCTGCGGTGACGACGATGTGCTGATCGGCATCATCACGGACCGGGACATCGTGCTGAAGTGCGTCGCCGAGGGCCGGGACCCGGACGCGATGACGGCGGGCGAACTGGCGCAGGGCCGGCCGCTGCTCGTCGAGGCCGAGGACGACATCGACGACGTCCTGCGGCTGATGGAGGAGCACCAGATCCGCAGGCTGCCGGTGATCAGCCACCCCGAGCACCGGCTGGTCGGGATGATCAGCGAGGCCGATGTGGCCCGGCATCTGTCGGACGAGCGGATCGCGGAGCTGGTGACGGCGGTCTGCGCGGAACAGGCCGTGCCCGCGTAGGCCTCTGTCCGGTTCATCCGGTTCACGCCTCGTAGCCGGCCAGCGCCTCCTCCACCGTCGGCACCGGCCGGAACACCGCCGACAGCCCGGTGGCGCGCAGGATGCGCAGCGTCATGGGGTGGTCGCAGACCAGGTGCACCCGCCCGCCGTGTTCGAGCACCCGGCGGCGTACGCGGCAGAGCATGGCGAGGCCCGAGCAGTCC is part of the Streptomyces sp. NBC_01262 genome and harbors:
- a CDS encoding transglycosylase domain-containing protein, with protein sequence MLSWRQLLALALYALGTLTTVVGVAYATTDIPRDLNSFATQQDNVYYWADGTEMARTGQVNRQEMPLSKVPVPVQDAVVAAENESFWSDSGVSLKGISRAVLGLGDAGGGSTITQQYVKNAYLNQEQTVSRKVTEIFIAMKLDDRMTKKEILQAYLNTSWLGRGGYGFQAGAQAYYGKDVTELDVSEAAFLASLLKGAGLYDPAVSKANHARAVERWSWILDRMVDTGKLTPKQRAKYTEFPEPKDPPKIEGLQGQTGYLVETAKAYVSAHTGISDAEFALGGYQVHTTFEKPEVTALAKAADKALAKADAAAKAKKNSADSHLRAGAASVATDGRIVALYGGRDYLKQGFNDANSSIVPAGTSFTPFVYAAALTDGVQKVRGGSRTAVTPSTTYDGNDDVQVTTPEGPYWGRDGKIATGHNDNGRDWGTISLREALAQSVNTPFIQLGMDVGLDKVAATATASGLLNESLGARVPAFSLGNSTPSPIRMADAYATLAAGGVNTEPYSVTRVTKHGGTAFAQHADHRRAISKAVTSEVTDALRASVSYGAAGRTAGTVGQKGPAAKPGTTEDRKAGWFAGYGTTGTKVSTAVAVFRVDPAKQELLPLRKAVMRDYPAQIWTDYMKAVS
- a CDS encoding magnesium and cobalt transport protein CorA yields the protein MSSERRNRALRALRSSAKRRNRRVAAEPPPAAPSVVPDPAGEEPAPPGSVIDAALYRDGRRVSTPSTLAEAYTQLRQEPGAMAWIGLYRPNEPELVSLAKEFDLHPLALEDAIQAHQRPKLERYGETLFVVLRAARYLDAPEEVDFAELHIFVGPGFVLTVRHGSAPDLSAVRRRMESTPELLKLGPEAVLYAILDTVVDGYAPVVDGVENDIDESEIQVFSGDPQVSRRIYELSQEVLEFQRATRPLAPMLEGLTAGFAKYGTDEELQRYLRDVADHVLHTIERVDGFRLQLSDMLTVNATLVAQQQNAEMKALTEASFEQNEEIKRISSWAAILFAPTLVGTIYGMNFVHMPELGWVFGYPFAIFLMAVVCGSLYLIFKRRGWL
- a CDS encoding autotransporter; translation: MTARVRAVPAARVRVRVRVIAAAAALATLALTDLALPATARAASGGDITADIRANRDVVLAGDAVVKVPAGTTTYTGVISGSGTLTVRGTGTLVLTRDSTFTLPKARQHQSVTVPGGNHPYAVISDADAPTVTVERGATLQYGTGGGTGLIGSFPYNTPGYAQNQDNIRVDGTLRLSLTRAFNLGIISGSGLVTQPRNMWGTLQIAGSNPFTGVFDNGTGVAFGNTNAWAALPGARKVLNQGSWIIDEPLYQTITQRQVFYNREYGSDINVHTRPGSKVVLTGYYSWSDGGSDTNPTLSDPSLNWKPVAHQLNKRGTNIEGADVQWGDGTTHQIFMPGTAETVYINLHVASGRRSKLTFAYNAPVTLGAPIGGGRYHDTLAAPGAGDIVIKGVPGNDVTFAAAQYYDGSTTIEKRATLHLGSGKTGGDGSLYRGGLYKVVDNGSLVVRNRTKALTLNRVSGTGSFTQAGTAPVTLSGSVSWTGTTTVAKGMLALGSGASLGSSSGVRLTGSGAVLDISRARARALKALSVGKGTTLRLGSKPLTVSGKVTLGGAVEFDFEPEKVLTLIKNSGKDKVSGFFEGLPQNKNLMVAGKQYHISYTAGDGNDIALVAGAAKKKSLVTATARAASPASSGAVVTDTAVPTASTGTPPWRAALFCLFGLVGVGVYVVRRGGGRKQRRHAKS
- a CDS encoding DUF1876 domain-containing protein, yielding MQTLVGWHIEMDFREDGARTKAAALVRLPDGTELRSHGHANRHPHDPEQERVGEELAAARALNDLARQLVGKAAHEIEDVTHMPAHPRL
- a CDS encoding CBS domain-containing protein yields the protein MTTNTTALDIMHTGAMCVGERESLADAARIMRQEHVGALPICGDDDVLIGIITDRDIVLKCVAEGRDPDAMTAGELAQGRPLLVEAEDDIDDVLRLMEEHQIRRLPVISHPEHRLVGMISEADVARHLSDERIAELVTAVCAEQAVPA
- a CDS encoding STAS domain-containing protein encodes the protein MTRYMRTYPRHGCLVVELSGEIDVEAAGAITPDLDTLTDRPGPDVVIDLGPIDFMDCSGLAMLCRVRRRVLEHGGRVHLVCDHPMTLRILRATGLSAVFRPVPTVEEALAGYEA